The Wansuia hejianensis genomic interval CGGGGAAGAGAGAAAAACATACTTGAGCAAAAAGCAAAAATCAGATCTGTAGGAGGATGACGCGATGGCGAATATCGGTGTAATAGGTTCAGGAAGCTGGGGGACGGCCCTGGCCTGGCTGCTGCACAATAACGGGCATAAAATTACTCTCTGGTCGTACCTGACCGAGGAAACAGAGATGTTCCGGCAGCATCATCAGAATGTAGATAAGCTGCCGGGAGTAGTTCTGGCGGATGATGTGGTTTTTACCTGCGATCTGGAAGAAAGCATCCGTGACAAAGAACTTCTGGTTCTCGCCGTGCCGTCACCGGCCGTGCGCAGCACCTCCAGAAATATGAAAGCCCATGTAAGACCGGGCCAGATTATCGTCGATGTGGCAAAGGGAATAGAAGAAGCCACCCTGATGACGATGACGGATATTATAGAAGAAGAAATACCGCAGGCAGAGGTTGCCGTACTGTCCGGCCCCAGCCACGCAGAAGAGGTTGGGAAGGGACTGCCGACGACAATCGTGGCGGGCGCCCACAGAAGAGAGACGGCGGAGCTGATCCAGAGCCTGTTCATGAATCCTGTATTCCGCGTCTATACGAGCCCTGACATGCTGGGAATAGAAATAGGGGCGGCGTTGAAAAACGTCATAGCCCTGGCAGCCGGTATCGCCGATGGGCTGGGCTATGGAGACAATACAAAAGCCGCTCTGATCACTCGGGGCATAGCAGAAATTTCCCGGTTGGGAACCGCCATGGGCGCCCACCCGAACACCTTCTTCGGCCTGTCCGGAATCGGAGACCTGGTGGTCACCTGTGCCAGCGTCCACAGCCGGAACCGTAAAGCAGGTTATCTGATGGGGAAGGGGTATTCGATGACCGCGGCTATGGAAGAAGTCCATATGGTGGTAGAAGGCGTATATTCCGCCAGGGCCGGGCTGAAGCTGTCTGAGAAATACCAGATTGAAATGCCAATCATCAAAGTAG includes:
- a CDS encoding NAD(P)H-dependent glycerol-3-phosphate dehydrogenase, with the translated sequence MANIGVIGSGSWGTALAWLLHNNGHKITLWSYLTEETEMFRQHHQNVDKLPGVVLADDVVFTCDLEESIRDKELLVLAVPSPAVRSTSRNMKAHVRPGQIIVDVAKGIEEATLMTMTDIIEEEIPQAEVAVLSGPSHAEEVGKGLPTTIVAGAHRRETAELIQSLFMNPVFRVYTSPDMLGIEIGAALKNVIALAAGIADGLGYGDNTKAALITRGIAEISRLGTAMGAHPNTFFGLSGIGDLVVTCASVHSRNRKAGYLMGKGYSMTAAMEEVHMVVEGVYSARAGLKLSEKYQIEMPIIKVVNQVLFEEKPADVAVNELMQRMKKDELGAW